TGGAAGAGGCGGAGGCGCTCGCGCGGGATGCCCTCGCCCGCGAGCCCCGGCTCGCCCCCTATGTGCGGGACACCCTGGGCCTGCTGGCGAAGCGGCGGGGGGACCTGGCCGGCGCGCGGGGTGAGATCGAGGCGGCGCTGGCCGCGGCTCCGGAGAGCGAGACCGCCCTCCGGCGCCAGCTCTACGGGCACCTGGCCGGCATCCTCCGGGAGGCGGGGGAGGTGGAGGCCGCGGCCGCGGCGGAACGCGCGGCCGGGCTCCTCGCCCCCTCCGGGACCCCTTGAACGCGCCGGGGGGCCTGGGCTAGACTCGCGGCGCCTACCCATCCGGCCCCGGTGCCGGTGAGCCACCCAAGGAGGTGAGTCATGTCCCACCGACGTTGCGTCGCGCTGGTTCTCCTCAGCCTCGCGCTCGTGTCCGCCTGCCCGGCGGCGGCGACGGAGCTGCGCTTCATGACCGGCCCCCAGGGCGGCTCCTGGTACCCGCTCGGCGGGGCCATCGCCGACATCATCAAGCGGGAGGTGCCGGGGGTCAGCGCCTCGGTCGTCCCGGGCGCGGGCATTGCGAACGTGAAGGGGGTCGAGGTGGGGAAGGCCGAGCTCGGCTTCGGGAACTCCTCCTCCACCGTGGACGGGGTGCTGGGACGCGACCCGTTCACCGAACCCACCCGGAACGTCCGGCAGGTGGCGACCCTCTACCTCCAGTACTTCCAGGTCGTCGTGCGGGAGGACACGGGGATCCGGTCGGTCAAGGACTTCCGGGGCCGGGCCCTGACCACCCAGCAGAAGGGGAACACGGGAGAGCAGATGACCCGCGACCTGCTCCAGATCCACGGCCTCTCCTACAAGGACCTGCGGAGCGTGAGCCACGTCTCCTATAGCGACTCCGTCAGCCAGATGAAGGACAACCACGCCCAGGTCTTCAGCCTGGTGACCACGGTCCCGGCGGGCGCCATCCTGGACGTCGCGGCCTCCCACAAGATCCGCCTGGTCGGGATCACGGCGGCGGACTTCGAGGGCCTCCAGAAGCTCAACCGGGGGTACGCGAAGCGGGTCATCCCGAAGGGGACCTACCCCGGCGTGGAAGAAGATGTCACCACCTTCGGGACATACACGCATCTCATCGCGCGGGCCGATCTCTCGGAGGACCTCGTCTACCGGATCACCAAGGCGCTGCACAAACATGCAGCCGACCTCGGCAACGTGGTGCAGGCCGTGAAGGGCCTCGACCTCAAGGAGCTGGCCTTCGACGTGGGGGTCCCGTACCACCCGGGTGCCGCCAAGTACTACCGGGAGGCTGGCGTCCTGGCCATCCGCTAGCCCTCCCACCGGGGCCGCCCCGGCGGGAGGGCGCCCGCCGGGGCGGTGCTCGGTGACCGCAAGGAGGTCCCGGTGCGCAAGCTCGGGGGTGGGCTCGCCTGGCTGGCCGCCGCGGCCGCGGTGGCCATGTCGGGCTACCACATCTGGGCGGCAGCCTTCGGGGTCCCGGAGGCCATCTACTTTCGCGGGACCCACCTGGCCTTTGCCCTGAGCCTCATCTTCCTCTGGTTCCCCGCCCGCCGTCCTTCCCCGGCGACGCGCCCCACCCTCCCGGGCCTGGCGTGCCTGGCGGCCGGTCTGGCCGCGATCGGGTACCTGTTCGTCTATCACGACTACGTGGTGAACCGGTACATCTGGGTCGATCCCCTCTCGCGGGGCGACCTGTTCTTCGGGATCCTCCTCATGCTCCTGGTCCTGGAGGCGGCCCGGCGGACCCTCGGCCCCGCCCTCCCCCTCACGGCTCTTCTCTTTTTGGGCTACGCCTTCGCCGGGCCGGTCCTTCCCGGGCCGCTCCAGCACCGGGGCTTCTCCCTGGAGCTGGTGGTGGACCAGCTCTACCTCTCCACGGAGGGAATCTTCGGCATCCCGCTCGCCGTCTCCGCCACCTATGTCATCCTCTTCGTCCTCTTCGGCGCCTTCCTGGAGAAGTCGGGGACCGGTCAGTTGTTCACGGACTTCGCCACCGCCCTCACCGGGCATACCGCGGGGGGGCCGGGGAAGGTCTCCTGCGTCTCCAGCGGCCTGTTCGGGACCATCTCGGGGAGCGCGGTGGCCAATGTCATGGTGGATGGCTGGCTCACCATCCCCCTCATGAAGCGGACAGGCTTCCGGCCGGCCTTCGCCGCGGCCGTGGAGGCAGTGGCCTCCACGGGGGGGCAGATCATGCCCCCGGTCATGGGGGCGGCCGCGTTCGTCATGGCCGAGTTCCTGGGCATGCCCTATATCACCATCGCCAAGCATGCCCTCATCCCCGCGCTCCTCTACTACCTGGCGGTGTTCGTCGCCATCCACTTCGAGGCCCGCCGCACGGGGCTCCGGGGACTCCCCCGAGAGGAGCTCCCCCCTCTGTGGCGTGTGCTTCGGACCCGGGGGCATCTCTTCCTCCCGGTCTTGATCATCCTCGGAGTGATGCTGGCGGGCTATACCGCCCCCTATGCGGCCCTCTGGGCTCTGTGGGGAACCGCGGTGTTGGCCGCCCATCCCGCCCTCGCGCTGCCGCTGGGCGTCCTGGTCCCCGTGGGCGCATGGTTCTCCGGCCAGATGCCGTTCCCCTGGGTTGTGGGAGCTGCAGGCTCCGCGGCCCTCGCGAAGGCCGCCTGGCGGGAGCCGCGGCTCGGCTGGCGCCCGCTCGTCCAGGCGCTGGCCGACGGGGCGCGCAACAGCCTGCCGGTGGCCGCGGCCTGCGCCTGCGCCGGGATCGTCATCGGGGTCATCGCACTCACCGGCCTCGGCCTCCAGTTCACCGGCCTCGTCCTGGCGGTGGCCCGGGACTCCCTCATGCCGGCCCTGGTCCTGACCATGGTGGCCGGAATCGTCCTGGGGATGGGGATGCCGACCACGCCGGCCTACATCGTCCAGGCGGCGCTCCTGATCCCGGCGCTGATCAAGCTCGGCGTCCTGCCGATCGCCGCCCACCTTTTTGTCTTTTACTTCGCCATCATCTCCGCCATCACCCCGCCGGTGGCGATGGCGGTCTACGCCGCCGCCGGCATCAGCGGCTCGAACCTCTGGCAGACCGGACTCGCCGCCGTCCGACTGGGCGCCACCGGCTTCGTCGTCCCCTTCATGTTCGTCTACGGCCCCTCCCTCCTCTTCATCGGAGACTGGTTCACGGTGGGGACGACCGTGGTCTCGGCGTCGGTCGGCGTCACCGCGCTGGCGGCGGGACTGCACGGGTACCTGTGGCGCACCCTGTATGTGTGGGAGCGAGTGATGCTGGTGGCCGGGGCCCTCCTCCTGATCAAGCCGGGGCTGCTCACGGATCTGGTGGGTGCGCTCCTGCTCGCCGGCGTCCTGGCGGCCCAGCGTCTCCTGCCGGCCCCTGTCGCGCCCGGCCCGGTCGCGGGGCCCGAGCGGCCAGCCGTGGTCCTGGAGGCGGAGAAGATCGAGCGGGCTGAGCACAGTCTCTGAGACGCCATGCGCGGAGGGAGACCATGGGGAAGGAGTTGGACGGGATCATCGTTGCACTGGTCACCCCCCTGACCCCCGATGAGCGTCTGGACGAGGGGGCCTTCCGCAAGCTGGTGAGCCACCTCCTCGCGGAGGGGGTCCAGGGGCTCTTTCCGGCGGGGAGCACGGGGGAGTTCTACGCCCTCACGGACGAGGAGAAGCGCCGCCTCATCGCCTGGTGCATCGAGGAGGCGGCCGGGCGGGTGCCGGTCATGCCGAACGTGGGGACCGTCACCACGGCCGAGTCGGTGGCGCTTGCCCGCGAAGCCGAGGCGATGGGGGCCGATGCGGTCTCGGTCATCACCCCCTACTACTGCCGGCCGTCGCAGGCCGAGCTGTTCGACCACTACGCGGCGATCTGCCGCGCGGTCCGGATCCCGGTCCTCGCCTACAACAACCCGGAGCGGGCCGGGGGGGTCGCCCTCGCGATCGAGACGATCCTGCGCCTGGCGGGCGCCTGCGAGAACTTCGCCGGCATCAAGGACAGCACCGGGGACCTGACCCAGACTGCGGAGCTGATCCGCCGCTGCCCGCCGGGGTTCAAGGTCATCATGGGGCGGGATACGCTCATCTACGGGGCGCTGGCCTACGGGGCCGCGGGGGCGGTGGCCGCCACGGCGAACGTGGCCCCCCGTCTCTGCGCGGCGATCCACGCCGCTGCCCTCGCCGGGGACTTCCCGGGAGCGGCCGCCCTGCAGCGGCAACTGGCCCCCCTCAGGCTGGCCTTCGGCATCGGGACGTTCCCGGCCATGCTGAAGGAGGCGCTGGTGATGCAGGGGCTCCTCCCCTCCGCGGCCTGCAAGCGGCCGGTGGGGCCCCTTTCGGCCGAGGAGCGGGCCCGCCTGCGCGGGGTGCTGCAGGAGGTGGGGGTCCTGTGAGCAGGGGATCCTTCACCGTCTGCCTGACGGAACCCATCCATCCGGATGGCGTGGCCCTCCTGGAGCGGGCGGCGACGATCCGGTATGCGGCGGCCCACGATGAGGCGGGGCTGGCCGCGGCGTTGGCGCCGGCCGACGGGCTCATCCTCCGGGTGAAGGGGCGCGTGACGGAGTCCCTCCTCTCCCGGGCCCCGCGCCTCAAGGTGATCGCCCGGCACGGGGTCGGGGTGGACAACGTCGATGTGGCCGCCGCGACGCGGCGGCGCATCCCGGTCTGCGTGACCCTCGGGGCCAACACCGACGCCGTGGCGGAGCACACCTTCCTCCTCATGCTGGCGGTGGGGAAGCGTCTGCTGGCGGTGAACGCAGGCGTCCGGCAGGGGGCCTGGGAAGCCCTCCGCGGAAGACTGTACACGGGGCTCACCGGGCGAACGTTGGGCATCGTCGGGATGGGGCGCGTCGGGGTGCGGGTGGCGGAACTGGCCGCTGCCTTCGGGATGCACCGGGTCGCCTACGACCCCGCGCTCTCCCCCGAGGAGATCCGGCGGCGGGGCGCGGAGCCGGTGGCGTTTCCCGATCTGCTGCGGGCGGCCGACATCGTCACGCTGCACGCTCCGCTCACCGCCGAGACCCGCCACCTCATGAACCGGGAGGCGTTCGCCCTGATGAAGCCGGGGGCGATCCTGGTGAATACGTCGCGGGGCGGGGTGATCGACGATCACGCCCTGGCCGAAGCCGTCCGGAGCGGGCGGCTCGCCGGGGCCGGGATTGACGTGACGGAGCCGGAGCCTCCGGCCCCGGGAAACCCCCTCCTCGCCCTCGAGCAGGTCCTCATCACTCCCCACATCGCCGCCCACACGGAGGACAGCATGCGGCGCATGGCCGTCACGGCTGCCGAGCAGGTCCTCATGGCCCTCGAGGGAAAGCGCCCCACCATGGCGATCAACCCCGAAGTCTGGAGCACATGAAGGTTCAGACGCCATTTTCCTGGTCCCGAATCGACACTCTACTCCGGCCGGGTCTCATGGAACGGGGGGGCCGGGTCCAGACGGGTCCATTTTTCCGGTGGTTACCGCGCTCCGCTTGCTCACACCTTATCCACAGCCGGGGATTCCGTGAGTTGCATCCACTGCCGGGGCGCCCCGTCCCGGGATCATCACAGGGGCGTGAAGCGTATAACTATTTAGAATTACAGGATAGATCTGCTCTTCAGAATGGATGAAGAGGGAAGACGTCCCTCAGGACCGGCGCTGGGAATGGCGGATGGGGTTATCCACACGAGACTTTTTCGCCATTGGGCATCCAAACCGGTGTTGGCTTAAAGGCCCATCGGGCACGGATTTTCGGCCGTCTTCACCGGCTGTCCCTTGAAAATGCCAAGCCCCGGCAGGAGGCCGGGGCTTGGTGGAAGGAACTCGTTGGCTGCGGTCAGTCGCCGAAGGGGGTCGCGCGCTCCTGGGGGCACTCGCCGGGGCTGAGCCCGAAGAGCCAGGGCGTGATGCAGAGGAAAAAGGTTCCCGGCTTGACGAGGGCCAGATCGAGGGCGACCCCGACCGGGTGCAGCGCATAGCCAACCGGCCGGAAAAAGTAGTCGTTATATACGGTTTCATCCACCTGTTCTGCCGCGACTGGGCCGGCGCAGAGGATCCCCGCCAGCACAATCGCCATTAGGACCGCCACTCGTTTCCTCACCAGTGACCTCCTTTCATTGGATCTACCGGGACTGGATTCTGGTCAGAAACCGGCCTGGGCGCCGTGGCCTGCTGAGTGCAAGAATTGGACCCGGCTCCCCGCTGGGGCGCTGGGCATTATGCAAGGCCTCGGGATCCGCCGCAAGGGGGATTTTTCCCCGCCTTGGCAATCCGGTGCCCTCGGGCTAGAATCCCCGTCAAGGCTGTCATGCGCTTTCCGAAGCCCCTCCGCGACCCCCTGGCCCACCTCGTTGTCTCGGCGGTGACCGACCCGACCCGCGCGGCTCCCCTCTGGGCATTTCGCCACTTCTGCCATCTCGCGCTCCGGTCCCCCGACGGCAGCGTCCGGGCTCGCACGCTGGAGACCCCGCCCCCGCGCCCCCCGTGGATGGCGAGTTCCCCCGTCCGCGAGGCGCTGCGCGACATCCCGGTCCTGGCCCCCGTCTCCGACGGCCGGCTGGCCCTGGCCCCCGCCTACGCCCAGTACCTGCCGGCGGTCGCGGAACGGGTGGAGGCCTACTGGGCCGCGGCGGAGTCGTTCGCCGCGCGGGGCGGGCCCCGGCGGTCGGGGCTGGCGGGCACCCTGGAGTCCGCGGCGGCCCTCTACAACGCGCATCTGTACTTCGAGACTCATGAGCTCCTGGAGCCGGTCTGGATGGAGCAACCGCGGGGCCCCGATCGGACCGTCCTGCAGGGGATCATCCAGGCGGCCGTGGGGCTCTACCACTTCCAGCTCGAAAACTGGCGGGGCGGCGTCCGGGTCCTGGGATATGGCCTGCGCAAGGCCGAGGCCGGCCGCCCGGACTTTCATGGCCTGGTCATGGACGAGCTCCTGGACGGCCTCGCCGGTTGCCGGGAGGCGGCGCAGGCGGTTCTGGAAGGGGAGCGGACCGCCTTCCCCTGGGAGGCCGTTCCCCCGATGCGCTTCGCTCCGGGCGGGGAGGGGCCGTGATCCGCCTGGCGGATGTCTCCAAGATCTACCGGGATGGCAAGGTGGCGGTGTCGGCGCTGGCGGAGGTGAGCCTCACGGTGGCACCCGGGGAGTTCGTGGCCGTCATCGGCCCGAGCGGCTGTGGCAAGAGCACGCTGCTGAACCTCGTGGCCGGCCTGGACCGGCCGACCCGCGGCACCCTCGTGGTGGAGGGGGTGGACCTCACGCGATGCGACGAGGCCGCCCTCAGTCGGCTGCGGCGCGAGCGGATCGGCATCGTCTTCCAGTTCTACAATCTCCTGCCCCATCTGACGGCCCGGGAGAACGTAGCCCTCCCCCTGCTCCTCAACGGGACCCCCATCGATCACATCGCCAGCCGGGTCGAGGAGGAGCTGGCGGCGGTGGAGCTGCTGCCCCGCGCCGACCACTTCCCGCATGAGCTCTCGGGCGGGGAGATGCAGCGGGTGGCCATCGCGCGGGCCCTCGCGCCGCGCCCGGCCCTCCTGCTGGCCGACGAGCCGACCGGGAACCTCGATAGTCACCTCGGCGGGGCGGTCCTCGCCCTGCTCCGCCGCCTGCACCGCGCGCGGGCGTTCACGGTCCTGCTGGCGACGCACAGCCCCGAGGCTGCCGCCGTGGCCGACCGGGTGATCCGCCTCCGGGACGGGCGCCTGGAGGGGGCGTGATGCGGCGGCTCTCCCGACTCGTCGCGCTTCTCCTCCTCCGCCCCCTGCGGCGGGAGGCGTTCCGGGTCACGGTCAGCGTCCTCGGCGTCGCCCTCGGGGTGGCCGTCCCCGTGGCGATCCGCCTCGCGAACGAGAGCGTCCTCTCGGCCTTCGCCCGGGGGGTGGACGCCGTGGCCGGCCGCGCCGGCCTCACCGTCCACGCGGGCGAGCTGGGGGTGCCGGAAGAACTCTTTTCCCTCCTCCGAGCCGATCCGGCGGTAGCGCACGCCTCTCCCCTCATCCAGGTGCTGGCACCGGTCCAGGGGATTGCCGGCGAGTTCCTCCTGGTGCTGGGCGTGGACCTCCTCTCGGAGCGGTCGTTCCGCGACTACCGCCTGGCAGATCCCCCGCCCGGGCTGGATCCCCTGGCACTCCTGGTGGAGCCCGACGCCATCCTCGTGGCGGCCCGGTTCGCCGAGGCGCACGGCCTTGCGGCAGGCGGGCGCTTGACCCTCCTCACGCCGGCGGGCCCGCGCCCCTTCAGGATCCGCGGGCTCCTGACGGCCGAGGGGCCGGCCGTCGCCCTGGACGGGCGCCTCGCCCTCCTGGACATCGCCACGGCGCAGGTCGCATTCCAGAAGCTGGGGCGCCTGGACCGGGTGGACCTGCTCCTCAAGCCGGGGGCCGATCCTGCGGTCGTCGCCGCCCGGCTCCGGGCGAGGCTCCCCGCCGGCCTCGCCGTCGAGCGGCCCGCCGCCCGGACCGCCCAGGTCGAAGAGATGCTCGCCTCCTTCCGACTGAACCTGACCGTCCTCAGCCTCATCGCCCTGCTCACCGGCTGCTTCCTCGTCTACAACACGATGGGCATCGCCGTCCTGCGGCGGCGCCGGAGCCTCGGTGTCCTCCGGGCGCTCGGCTTCAGCCGCCGGCAGGTCGCGACCCTCGTCGCCGGCGAGGCCGCACTCCTCGGGGCGGCGGGGGGCCTGCTGGGTACCCTCGCCGGGGGAGCCCTCTCCCGGGCAGCCGTCGTGGCGATGGCCCGGACGGTCTCCCAGCTCTACGCCTTCGTGCGGCCCGAGCCGCCGGCCCTCACGGCGGGGACGGTCGTGCTGGGGCTCCTGGCCGGTCTCGTTGCCGCGCTCCTGGCGGCGGTGGGTCCGGCGCGCCTGGCGGTGGCCGTGAGCCCGCGGGAAGCCATGACGTCTGCGCCGCTGCTCCGCCGCCCGCGGACGGCCGCCGCGGCCGCAGGCGGCGTTGCGCTCCTCGGGCTGGGGCTTCTGCTCGCCCGCCCGGGCCCGATCGGGACTCCGCCCGTGGGGGGCTACCTGGCCGCCCTCGCCGTCGTCCTGGGGGGAGCGCTCCTGACGCCGGCTCTCCTCCTGGCCCTGGCCGCCGCCGGGCGGATTCTCCTCCCCGCTCTTCCGGTCCCGGCGAGCCTTGCCCTCCTCTCCCTGCGCCGCGCCGTGCGCCGGAACGCGGTGGCCGCCTCCGCCATGATGGTGGGGCTGGCCATGCTGGTCAGCGTCTCCACGATGATCCGATCCTTTCGGGCGACGGTGGAAGCCTGGATCGGGCAGAGCGTTCGGGCGGACTTCGTCCTGAGTCCCGCGGGCCGCTACCTGAAGGGGGCCGACGGGCGCCTCCCGGCGTCCCTCCTCCAGACTTTGGCGGCCGTGGAGGGGGTGGAGGCGCTGGATCCCTTCCGGGGCATCCGGGTGGAGGATGGGCGGGGGGGCCGGTTCCTTCTGGCCTCCGGCGACTTCGCCGTTCATGCCCGCTACGGCCGCCTCCTCATGGTGGACGGGGATGCCCCCGCCATCCTGCGGGCGGCGCGGGAGGCAGGCGCGGTGGTCATCTCCGAGACCTTTGCCCTCCGCTACGGGGTGCGGGTGGGCGAGCAGATCAGCCTGCCCACGCCGCGCGGTCCCGTCCCGGTCCCGGTCGCGGGCATCTTCTACGACTACACCACGGAGGGGGGACTGGTCGTCATGGACCGGTCCCTCTTCACGCGGCTGATCGGGGACCCCTTCCTGAGCTCGATTGGCATCTACCTCACACCGGACGCCGATCCCGGGGTGGTCCGTCGCCGGATCCTGACGGCCGTGCCGGGGCGGGAGGATCTCCTGCTGCTGGCGAACCGGGCACTCAAGGCCCGGGTCCTGGAAATCTTCGATCAGACCTTCGCCATCACCTACGCCCTGGAGTTCATCGCCCTGCTGGTAGCGGCCCTCGGCATCCTGAACGCGCAGATGGCGGCGGTGCTGGAGCGGCAACGCGAGTTGGGGATCCTGCGGGCGCTGGGCCTGAGTCGAAGACAAGTCCTCGCCACGGTCCTGGCGGAGGCCGGGCTGCTGGGGATCGCGGCCAATCTCCTGGGGGCTGCCGTGGGCCTTGCCCTCTCGATGATCCTGATCTACGTCATCAACTTCCAGTCCTTCGGCTGGTCTATCCAATTTCACTTCCCGACCCGCGAGATGGTGCAGGTCACGGCCCTTGCGCTCGCCACCGCCCTGGCAGCCGGCGCGCTGCCGGCCTCCGTGGCGGCGGCACTTCCCCCGGTAGACGCGCTCCGACACGAGTAGGCGCCTTGACAGGCCGCGCCCCGGCCGGTAGGCTCGGGCGCGGTCCCCGGCCCGGAAGGAGGTTGGGCCTGCCGTCCGGCCCGCGAGAGGAGGCTTCCCGCGTGGAGGATCCAAGCCACACGTTCGTGGGCGAGACGCACTTCCTGCGCGATCTCGCCGCGCGGATCTCCCAGCGCTACAACCTCCCCGGCGCCCTCACGGTGGACCTCGTCCGGACCACCGAGGACGCGGGACCGCCCTACCGCCTCACCCTGGCGGTAGGGGAGGGGAAGGATCCCTTCGGTTCCGTGGACGTGACAGAGGGGATGCTCGCGCGCTGTCGGAGCGATCTGGATGTCCAGCGCGAGCTGACCTCTCGCATCATGTCCGCCATCGAGCTGAGCCTGCGCGTCGCGCCCACAGCCGAGGCCCCGCCCGGGCCCCCCTTCCGAGTGCGCGACCCTCGCTTCCCCCTCACGGTCCCGGTCCGGATCACGGTGCAGGAGGTCCCCGGCATTCCGGCGCCCCGGCGCCTCGAGGGGCTCACGGCGAACGTGAGCGAGGGGGGCGTGGCCGTGGACCTGCCGGACCGCTTGCAGCCCTGGACCCCCCTCTCGCTGCGGGTGGAAGCGGAGGATCAGCCTGTGACGTTGGAGGCCATGGTCGTCTGGGCCGCCGATGATCCGGCCGCTGCCGGCAGCCCGGTCCGCCACGGCTGCATCATCGTGGCGATGGATCCCGGCGAGCGGGAGGTCTGGCGCCGGCTCCTCCAGGGCTTCGGCTACCGGCGTCCCTACACGCGCCGCCACCCCCGCTATCCGTTGGCGGCTCCCGTCCTGTGCAGCGTGGAAGCGGTCGCGCCTGCGCTGGAAGGGGAGGCCGAGAACGTGAGCGAGGGGGGGCTCCTGGTCCGGCTCCCCCTTGCCCTCGGAGTGGGGGCCACGGTCCAGGCCACCCTCCGCCTCGGCGACGCGGTCCTGGATCGCCCGGCCCGCGTCATGTGGGTCCTGGGGGCGACGGGCGACGACGGCCAGCGCATCTACCGCCACGGGCTCGAGTTCAGCGGCGAGCCGCTCTCTCGGGACGTGGTTCTCCAGCTCTACTTCCTGGCGCAGGCGCGGGGGGGCCCCGCGTGAGTCCGCGGGATTCGGCGGCCGGCGATCGGGCCGGGACGCCGGGGCGACGCCGCTTCCCCCGGTTCGAGCTCTACCTGCCGACGGTCATCTGGTCCGGTGGACAGGAGTTGCCCGGGAAGGCCAAGGACCTGGGGGAGGGTGGGGCGAAGCTCCTCCTGGCGGAGGCCCTCCCGGTGGGGACCGGCGGGACCCTCCGGCTTGAGGGAGGGACTGAGGCGGTCCAGGCGATAGCGCAGGTCGTCTGGCTGGGACCTCCCGAGGTGAGCGACCTGGGCGCGCGCCTCGTCCCCCATGGGCTGGCCTTTCCGACACCACTCGGCCGGGAGACGGTGGAGGCGCTGGTCACCGCGCAGATCCGGCAGGGCAAGGTCCCCGCCCACCCGCGGGTCAACGTCCGCCTCCCGGTAGAATACCAGCTCACCGCGCCGGCCATCGCTTCTTACTGCCTCAACATCAGCCAGGGGGGTATCTTCATCCGGACCCCGGACCCGGCGCCCCTGAATCGGGAAGTCATCATCCGCTTTCGCCTGCCGGACCTGGACCGGGAGCTCCGGATCCACGGGCGGGTCGTGTGGAGCAACCCGA
This window of the Candidatus Methylomirabilis sp. genome carries:
- a CDS encoding TAXI family TRAP transporter solute-binding subunit, translating into MSHRRCVALVLLSLALVSACPAAATELRFMTGPQGGSWYPLGGAIADIIKREVPGVSASVVPGAGIANVKGVEVGKAELGFGNSSSTVDGVLGRDPFTEPTRNVRQVATLYLQYFQVVVREDTGIRSVKDFRGRALTTQQKGNTGEQMTRDLLQIHGLSYKDLRSVSHVSYSDSVSQMKDNHAQVFSLVTTVPAGAILDVAASHKIRLVGITAADFEGLQKLNRGYAKRVIPKGTYPGVEEDVTTFGTYTHLIARADLSEDLVYRITKALHKHAADLGNVVQAVKGLDLKELAFDVGVPYHPGAAKYYREAGVLAIR
- a CDS encoding TRAP transporter permease, coding for MRKLGGGLAWLAAAAAVAMSGYHIWAAAFGVPEAIYFRGTHLAFALSLIFLWFPARRPSPATRPTLPGLACLAAGLAAIGYLFVYHDYVVNRYIWVDPLSRGDLFFGILLMLLVLEAARRTLGPALPLTALLFLGYAFAGPVLPGPLQHRGFSLELVVDQLYLSTEGIFGIPLAVSATYVILFVLFGAFLEKSGTGQLFTDFATALTGHTAGGPGKVSCVSSGLFGTISGSAVANVMVDGWLTIPLMKRTGFRPAFAAAVEAVASTGGQIMPPVMGAAAFVMAEFLGMPYITIAKHALIPALLYYLAVFVAIHFEARRTGLRGLPREELPPLWRVLRTRGHLFLPVLIILGVMLAGYTAPYAALWALWGTAVLAAHPALALPLGVLVPVGAWFSGQMPFPWVVGAAGSAALAKAAWREPRLGWRPLVQALADGARNSLPVAAACACAGIVIGVIALTGLGLQFTGLVLAVARDSLMPALVLTMVAGIVLGMGMPTTPAYIVQAALLIPALIKLGVLPIAAHLFVFYFAIISAITPPVAMAVYAAAGISGSNLWQTGLAAVRLGATGFVVPFMFVYGPSLLFIGDWFTVGTTVVSASVGVTALAAGLHGYLWRTLYVWERVMLVAGALLLIKPGLLTDLVGALLLAGVLAAQRLLPAPVAPGPVAGPERPAVVLEAEKIERAEHSL
- the dapA gene encoding 4-hydroxy-tetrahydrodipicolinate synthase produces the protein MGKELDGIIVALVTPLTPDERLDEGAFRKLVSHLLAEGVQGLFPAGSTGEFYALTDEEKRRLIAWCIEEAAGRVPVMPNVGTVTTAESVALAREAEAMGADAVSVITPYYCRPSQAELFDHYAAICRAVRIPVLAYNNPERAGGVALAIETILRLAGACENFAGIKDSTGDLTQTAELIRRCPPGFKVIMGRDTLIYGALAYGAAGAVAATANVAPRLCAAIHAAALAGDFPGAAALQRQLAPLRLAFGIGTFPAMLKEALVMQGLLPSAACKRPVGPLSAEERARLRGVLQEVGVL
- a CDS encoding hydroxyacid dehydrogenase, translated to MSRGSFTVCLTEPIHPDGVALLERAATIRYAAAHDEAGLAAALAPADGLILRVKGRVTESLLSRAPRLKVIARHGVGVDNVDVAAATRRRIPVCVTLGANTDAVAEHTFLLMLAVGKRLLAVNAGVRQGAWEALRGRLYTGLTGRTLGIVGMGRVGVRVAELAAAFGMHRVAYDPALSPEEIRRRGAEPVAFPDLLRAADIVTLHAPLTAETRHLMNREAFALMKPGAILVNTSRGGVIDDHALAEAVRSGRLAGAGIDVTEPEPPAPGNPLLALEQVLITPHIAAHTEDSMRRMAVTAAEQVLMALEGKRPTMAINPEVWST
- a CDS encoding DUF309 domain-containing protein, which produces MRFPKPLRDPLAHLVVSAVTDPTRAAPLWAFRHFCHLALRSPDGSVRARTLETPPPRPPWMASSPVREALRDIPVLAPVSDGRLALAPAYAQYLPAVAERVEAYWAAAESFAARGGPRRSGLAGTLESAAALYNAHLYFETHELLEPVWMEQPRGPDRTVLQGIIQAAVGLYHFQLENWRGGVRVLGYGLRKAEAGRPDFHGLVMDELLDGLAGCREAAQAVLEGERTAFPWEAVPPMRFAPGGEGP
- a CDS encoding ABC transporter ATP-binding protein, producing the protein MIRLADVSKIYRDGKVAVSALAEVSLTVAPGEFVAVIGPSGCGKSTLLNLVAGLDRPTRGTLVVEGVDLTRCDEAALSRLRRERIGIVFQFYNLLPHLTARENVALPLLLNGTPIDHIASRVEEELAAVELLPRADHFPHELSGGEMQRVAIARALAPRPALLLADEPTGNLDSHLGGAVLALLRRLHRARAFTVLLATHSPEAAAVADRVIRLRDGRLEGA
- a CDS encoding FtsX-like permease family protein, with amino-acid sequence MRRLSRLVALLLLRPLRREAFRVTVSVLGVALGVAVPVAIRLANESVLSAFARGVDAVAGRAGLTVHAGELGVPEELFSLLRADPAVAHASPLIQVLAPVQGIAGEFLLVLGVDLLSERSFRDYRLADPPPGLDPLALLVEPDAILVAARFAEAHGLAAGGRLTLLTPAGPRPFRIRGLLTAEGPAVALDGRLALLDIATAQVAFQKLGRLDRVDLLLKPGADPAVVAARLRARLPAGLAVERPAARTAQVEEMLASFRLNLTVLSLIALLTGCFLVYNTMGIAVLRRRRSLGVLRALGFSRRQVATLVAGEAALLGAAGGLLGTLAGGALSRAAVVAMARTVSQLYAFVRPEPPALTAGTVVLGLLAGLVAALLAAVGPARLAVAVSPREAMTSAPLLRRPRTAAAAAGGVALLGLGLLLARPGPIGTPPVGGYLAALAVVLGGALLTPALLLALAAAGRILLPALPVPASLALLSLRRAVRRNAVAASAMMVGLAMLVSVSTMIRSFRATVEAWIGQSVRADFVLSPAGRYLKGADGRLPASLLQTLAAVEGVEALDPFRGIRVEDGRGGRFLLASGDFAVHARYGRLLMVDGDAPAILRAAREAGAVVISETFALRYGVRVGEQISLPTPRGPVPVPVAGIFYDYTTEGGLVVMDRSLFTRLIGDPFLSSIGIYLTPDADPGVVRRRILTAVPGREDLLLLANRALKARVLEIFDQTFAITYALEFIALLVAALGILNAQMAAVLERQRELGILRALGLSRRQVLATVLAEAGLLGIAANLLGAAVGLALSMILIYVINFQSFGWSIQFHFPTREMVQVTALALATALAAGALPASVAAALPPVDALRHE
- a CDS encoding PilZ domain-containing protein: MEDPSHTFVGETHFLRDLAARISQRYNLPGALTVDLVRTTEDAGPPYRLTLAVGEGKDPFGSVDVTEGMLARCRSDLDVQRELTSRIMSAIELSLRVAPTAEAPPGPPFRVRDPRFPLTVPVRITVQEVPGIPAPRRLEGLTANVSEGGVAVDLPDRLQPWTPLSLRVEAEDQPVTLEAMVVWAADDPAAAGSPVRHGCIIVAMDPGEREVWRRLLQGFGYRRPYTRRHPRYPLAAPVLCSVEAVAPALEGEAENVSEGGLLVRLPLALGVGATVQATLRLGDAVLDRPARVMWVLGATGDDGQRIYRHGLEFSGEPLSRDVVLQLYFLAQARGGPA
- a CDS encoding TIGR02266 family protein, translating into MSPRDSAAGDRAGTPGRRRFPRFELYLPTVIWSGGQELPGKAKDLGEGGAKLLLAEALPVGTGGTLRLEGGTEAVQAIAQVVWLGPPEVSDLGARLVPHGLAFPTPLGRETVEALVTAQIRQGKVPAHPRVNVRLPVEYQLTAPAIASYCLNISQGGIFIRTPDPAPLNREVIIRFRLPDLDRELRIHGRVVWSNPTPAANPFPPGMGIQFLGLDEQTGHLIGGYVEQLRARGGGEPEMLRPWYVDREWGKSR